A single Verrucomicrobiia bacterium DNA region contains:
- a CDS encoding MoxR family ATPase, with the protein METSSEVVAPPPIPGTEPTEEQLVEQVINGKVRIDAELSKVIIGQKDVVEEILIALFAGGHCLITGAPGLAKTLLVKSIAQVFHLKFQRIQFTPDLMPADITGTEILEETEQGRHMAFVPGPIFANMILADEINRTPPKTQAALLEAMQEHQVTAAGVKHKLPEPFFVLATQNPIEMEGTYPLPEAQLDRFMFNVVIDYLPEDDEVKVVLQTTARRSEPIEALFNGEDVQRFHDLVRKVPIAEDVVRYAVRLASASRPGQPNTPSFVNEWVSWGAGLRAAQFLVLGAKARSLLQGRTHATVADIKAVARPTLRHRVLVNYRAEAEGITVDKLINKLLDAVSPPAPNAQ; encoded by the coding sequence GTGGAAACATCGTCTGAGGTGGTAGCCCCACCGCCAATACCGGGAACGGAACCGACTGAGGAACAGCTCGTGGAGCAGGTCATCAATGGCAAGGTGCGCATCGATGCCGAGCTGTCCAAGGTCATCATCGGGCAGAAAGATGTGGTGGAGGAAATTCTCATCGCACTTTTCGCAGGTGGTCATTGCCTCATCACTGGCGCGCCGGGCTTGGCCAAGACGCTGCTGGTGAAATCCATCGCGCAAGTCTTCCACCTGAAATTTCAACGCATCCAGTTCACACCCGATCTGATGCCTGCCGATATCACGGGCACGGAAATCCTGGAAGAGACAGAGCAGGGGCGCCACATGGCGTTCGTGCCCGGACCGATCTTCGCGAACATGATTTTGGCGGACGAGATCAACCGCACGCCGCCCAAGACGCAAGCCGCTTTGCTGGAAGCGATGCAAGAGCATCAAGTGACGGCGGCGGGTGTGAAACACAAGCTGCCCGAACCGTTCTTCGTGCTGGCCACGCAAAACCCAATCGAGATGGAAGGCACGTATCCGCTGCCGGAAGCGCAGTTGGACCGCTTCATGTTCAACGTGGTGATCGATTACCTGCCGGAAGACGATGAGGTGAAGGTGGTGCTGCAAACAACCGCTCGTCGCTCGGAACCGATCGAGGCGCTCTTCAACGGTGAGGATGTGCAACGCTTTCACGATCTCGTGCGGAAGGTGCCCATTGCAGAAGACGTTGTGCGCTATGCGGTGCGCTTGGCTTCAGCTTCGCGTCCGGGACAGCCGAACACGCCGTCATTTGTGAATGAGTGGGTGAGTTGGGGGGCGGGTTTGCGTGCCGCGCAATTCCTCGTGCTTGGCGCCAAGGCGCGTTCACTCTTGCAAGGTCGCACTCATGCGACGGTGGCAGACATTAAAGCAGTAGCGCGACCGACCTTGCGGCATCGTGTGCTGGTTAATTATCGCGCAGAAGCCGAAGGCATCACTGTGGACAAGCTCATCAATAAACTGCTGGATGCCGTCAGCCCGCCTGCACCCAACGCCCAGTAA
- a CDS encoding DUF58 domain-containing protein, which translates to MPEAVNSAAATTPKQAASFIDPQALMAIRNLELRARIVVQGFWNGLHRSPYHGFSVEFTEYRQYTPGDDPRYLDWRLYARSDRYYIKKFEDETNLRCYLLVDNSRSMSYGSLTYSKAQYANTLAATFAYFLYGQGDAVGLLTFDERIREYLPARYRTGHLRHMMLALEKPAGGTQTDLSMPLKRIAELVRKRGLMVLMSDFLTPLDTFEKSLTQLTACGHEVMVFQVLDPSERDFNFEKASFFLDVETGRELYIEPDQVRADYLQKMQKHQEALAAICQKLGVGFRPVYTDKPLDIALFDYLRERMQRGKVVKQRKGGTNG; encoded by the coding sequence ATGCCCGAAGCCGTAAACAGTGCTGCTGCGACAACGCCCAAGCAGGCGGCTTCGTTCATTGATCCGCAGGCTCTGATGGCGATCCGGAATCTGGAGCTGCGCGCGCGCATCGTGGTGCAAGGATTCTGGAACGGTCTGCATCGCAGTCCGTATCACGGCTTCTCCGTCGAGTTCACCGAGTATCGCCAATACACGCCGGGCGATGATCCGCGTTATCTCGACTGGCGGTTATACGCACGGAGTGATCGCTATTACATCAAGAAGTTCGAGGACGAGACGAATCTGCGCTGCTATCTGCTCGTGGATAACAGCCGCTCGATGAGCTACGGCTCGTTGACCTACAGCAAGGCGCAGTATGCGAACACGTTGGCCGCGACGTTCGCTTACTTCCTTTACGGACAAGGTGATGCGGTCGGCTTGTTGACGTTCGATGAACGCATCCGCGAATATCTTCCGGCACGTTATCGCACAGGGCATTTGCGGCACATGATGCTCGCCTTGGAAAAGCCCGCTGGCGGGACGCAAACGGATTTGTCGATGCCGTTGAAACGTATCGCAGAACTTGTGCGTAAGCGTGGGCTGATGGTGCTGATGTCAGATTTCCTCACGCCGCTGGATACGTTTGAGAAGAGCCTAACGCAACTCACGGCTTGCGGTCATGAGGTGATGGTGTTTCAGGTGCTTGATCCATCGGAGCGCGATTTCAATTTTGAGAAGGCATCGTTCTTTCTCGATGTGGAGACAGGACGCGAGCTTTACATCGAGCCCGATCAGGTGCGGGCGGATTACTTGCAGAAGATGCAGAAGCATCAGGAAGCATTGGCAGCGATCTGCCAGAAGCTAGGGGTAGGTTTTCGACCGGTTTACACGGATAAGCCGCTGGACATTGCCTTGTTCGATTATCTGCGAGAACGCATGCAACGCGGCAAGGTGGTAAAGCAGCGCAAGGGAGGGACTAACGGATGA
- a CDS encoding BatA domain-containing protein yields MNFLTPLFLFGALAVAGPIIFHLVRRTTNDRFTFSSLLFLQPTPPKLTRRSRVEHWLLLLMRCLVLGLLALGFARPFFNDATRAGAGGNLARQRVILLDVSASMQRDGVWIQAKQKVEKLLADAKPTDQFAFYTFDQQAKAMVSFEQWRLAQDSERKAVAVQRLNDTKPGWRTTHLGNALATAAEALEEEATRSELKTSSIQREIIVVTDLQEGAKLDGLQGMQWPEGVKVEFEKLDLGKRSNAGVQIVAEGEEAATQSAGEQVVRVRVSNATDSRKEQFQVGWAATDGRQIAGVPVNVHVPAGQSRVVAVQRSVENMQSEKIVLTGDDDLFDNTVHAVKQEADRATVLFIGEDQPADTKQLLFYVQRGLQTTRSLALDVANRTTANFPTAAELGAARLIIVGQALTAGQNAELRRMAENGKTVIVVLKDKGMAPSVADLLKVSNLPVEEHVSSRHMLLGQVDFTHPLFAPFADPRFSDFTRIYFWKYREVNLDGVKGAKVLARFDDEKPALFSVNADKGQIFVFTSGWHPADSQLALSSKFVPLLYSFLEQGGAMTSRRAQFAVGDEIPVPLDATAKAQVTRPDGEKQDVSGRKTLSAAELPGIYDVQDNGKHWRFAVNLPAEESRTAPLPVEELERLGIPVHSSSLATAQQTQARTEKLKHAELENRQKLWRWLVVAALAVLLVETWLAARLTRPAQTTAPA; encoded by the coding sequence ATGAACTTCCTGACGCCATTGTTTCTGTTCGGTGCGCTGGCTGTCGCCGGTCCCATCATTTTCCATCTCGTGCGACGGACGACGAATGACCGGTTCACCTTCAGTTCACTTCTTTTTCTCCAGCCGACGCCACCGAAGCTGACGCGCCGCAGTCGTGTGGAACATTGGCTGTTACTCCTCATGCGGTGTTTGGTGTTGGGCTTGTTGGCGTTGGGATTTGCCCGCCCGTTCTTCAATGATGCGACGCGCGCGGGTGCGGGTGGTAATCTGGCGCGTCAACGCGTCATCCTGCTGGATGTGAGCGCGAGCATGCAGCGCGATGGCGTGTGGATTCAAGCGAAGCAGAAGGTGGAGAAACTATTGGCAGATGCAAAGCCGACGGACCAGTTCGCGTTCTACACGTTCGATCAACAGGCCAAGGCCATGGTGAGCTTTGAGCAATGGCGGCTGGCACAAGATAGCGAGCGCAAGGCAGTGGCGGTGCAGCGCTTGAACGATACGAAACCTGGTTGGCGCACGACGCATTTGGGCAATGCGCTGGCTACGGCTGCGGAAGCGTTGGAGGAAGAGGCGACGCGGTCGGAGCTCAAGACGTCCAGCATCCAGCGCGAGATCATCGTGGTGACAGACCTGCAGGAAGGCGCGAAGCTGGATGGTCTGCAAGGCATGCAATGGCCGGAAGGCGTGAAGGTGGAGTTTGAGAAATTGGACCTCGGCAAACGCAGCAATGCGGGCGTCCAGATCGTAGCGGAGGGGGAAGAGGCCGCTACGCAATCTGCGGGCGAACAGGTCGTGCGGGTGCGCGTGAGCAATGCCACGGATTCGCGGAAGGAGCAGTTTCAAGTGGGCTGGGCGGCGACGGATGGACGTCAGATCGCCGGTGTGCCGGTGAATGTGCATGTGCCGGCGGGGCAGAGCCGCGTGGTGGCAGTGCAGCGTTCGGTGGAGAACATGCAATCGGAGAAGATCGTGCTGACGGGGGATGATGATCTTTTCGATAACACCGTCCACGCGGTGAAGCAGGAGGCGGATCGAGCGACGGTATTGTTCATCGGGGAAGATCAACCGGCGGATACCAAACAGTTGCTCTTCTATGTGCAACGCGGTTTACAGACAACGCGGTCATTGGCGCTGGATGTCGCCAATCGCACGACAGCGAATTTCCCGACAGCGGCTGAATTGGGTGCGGCACGTCTGATCATTGTAGGGCAAGCGCTGACGGCGGGACAGAATGCGGAGCTGCGTCGCATGGCGGAGAATGGCAAGACGGTGATCGTGGTGCTCAAGGACAAGGGCATGGCGCCGAGCGTGGCGGATCTGCTGAAGGTGTCGAATCTGCCGGTGGAAGAACATGTCTCCTCGCGCCATATGCTGCTGGGACAGGTGGACTTCACACATCCTTTGTTCGCGCCGTTTGCCGATCCGCGCTTCAGCGATTTTACACGTATCTATTTCTGGAAGTATCGTGAGGTGAATTTGGATGGGGTGAAGGGTGCCAAGGTTTTGGCACGGTTCGATGATGAGAAGCCCGCGCTCTTTTCCGTGAATGCTGACAAAGGACAGATATTCGTGTTCACCAGCGGATGGCATCCGGCGGATAGCCAGCTCGCACTTTCCTCCAAATTCGTGCCGCTGCTCTATTCCTTCTTGGAGCAGGGCGGGGCTATGACTTCCCGGCGGGCTCAGTTCGCCGTGGGGGATGAGATTCCAGTGCCATTAGATGCGACGGCCAAGGCTCAAGTCACCCGTCCAGATGGTGAAAAACAGGATGTTAGCGGACGTAAAACACTTTCCGCAGCGGAACTTCCGGGCATTTATGACGTTCAAGATAATGGCAAGCACTGGCGCTTCGCGGTGAACCTTCCTGCGGAAGAAAGCCGGACGGCGCCGTTGCCGGTGGAAGAGCTTGAACGGCTGGGCATTCCGGTCCATAGTTCAAGTCTAGCAACAGCCCAGCAAACTCAAGCGCGCACCGAAAAGTTGAAGCACGCGGAGCTTGAGAACCGTCAAAAGCTGTGGCGCTGGCTGGTGGTGGCCGCACTGGCCGTGCTTTTGGTGGAAACCTGGCTCGCCGCGCGCCTGACGCGCCCGGCCCAAACGACTGCGCCCGCATGA